The Halanaerobium praevalens DSM 2228 genome contains a region encoding:
- a CDS encoding MerR family transcriptional regulator gives MNQEKNITMKETKKRTGLSSRQIRYYDQQELIFPARSKGNQRLFSENDIQRLLKIKKLLAAGDSIEIIHSKLQSPTTAADFDIEADYEGQINDYSDLDLDSLYPVSNRSALIKRLSQSSKHYSQEEEKE, from the coding sequence ATGAATCAAGAAAAAAATATTACGATGAAGGAAACTAAAAAAAGAACAGGTTTAAGCTCCAGACAAATCCGTTATTATGATCAACAAGAATTAATTTTCCCTGCTAGAAGTAAAGGTAATCAGCGTCTTTTTTCTGAAAATGATATTCAGAGATTACTTAAAATTAAAAAATTGCTGGCAGCAGGTGATAGTATAGAAATTATACATTCTAAATTACAGTCACCAACTACAGCTGCTGATTTTGACATTGAAGCTGACTATGAAGGACAAATTAATGATTATTCAGATCTGGATTTAGATTCACTTTATCCTGTTTCTAATCGTTCTGCCTTGATTAAAAGACTTTCTCAAAGTAGTAAGCATTATTCCCAGGAGGAGGAGAAAGAATAG
- the ispE gene encoding 4-(cytidine 5'-diphospho)-2-C-methyl-D-erythritol kinase — MKELYLKAPAKINLALHVKNLREDGFHELEMIMQSISLADRIKLKKKSGGIIIKNSQADLPTGSENLAYQAAEIFFANNPQINKGVEIYIEKNIPIAAGMAGGSTDAAAVLRGLYQLFDLEINLDFLRQNLVEIGSDVPYCLEGGTVFAAGKGEILEKLPFLGEKYLVVVTPNFRISTPKVYKLYDEIKGQQKFDFDSVLANLKKEEKVNWSLDYKNDLTQAAEQICPEIKEVKDIFKNTAAEFTLVSGSGPTVFSIYENRKQAEKVAAAWPRKNDFVTAVKTIPKY, encoded by the coding sequence ATGAAAGAATTATATTTAAAAGCACCTGCTAAAATAAATTTAGCTCTACATGTTAAAAATTTAAGAGAAGATGGTTTTCATGAGCTAGAAATGATTATGCAAAGTATCAGCTTAGCAGATAGAATTAAATTGAAAAAAAAGAGTGGGGGAATTATTATTAAAAACTCCCAAGCTGATTTGCCAACAGGTTCTGAGAATTTGGCTTATCAAGCAGCTGAAATTTTCTTTGCTAATAATCCACAAATAAATAAAGGAGTGGAAATATATATAGAAAAAAACATCCCTATAGCAGCTGGAATGGCTGGTGGTAGTACAGATGCTGCAGCTGTTTTAAGAGGACTATATCAATTATTTGATTTAGAAATTAATTTGGATTTTTTAAGACAAAATTTAGTTGAAATTGGTAGTGATGTTCCTTATTGTTTAGAGGGTGGAACTGTTTTTGCAGCTGGCAAAGGTGAAATTTTAGAAAAATTGCCTTTTTTAGGGGAAAAATATTTAGTTGTTGTTACTCCAAACTTTAGAATTTCGACTCCAAAAGTTTATAAATTATATGATGAAATAAAGGGCCAGCAAAAATTTGATTTTGATTCAGTCTTAGCTAATTTAAAAAAAGAAGAAAAAGTTAACTGGTCACTTGATTATAAAAATGACTTAACTCAAGCAGCTGAGCAAATTTGTCCAGAAATAAAAGAAGTAAAAGATATCTTTAAAAATACAGCTGCAGAATTCACATTAGTTTCTGGTAGTGGACCAACAGTATTTTCAATTTATGAAAATAGAAAACAAGCTGAAAAAGTTGCGGCAGCTTGGCCTCGAAAAAATGACTTTGTGACTGCAGTAAAAACTATTCCTAAATATTAA
- a CDS encoding biotin transporter BioY — protein sequence MLKINTKKMIQAALMAALTAVGAYILIPVGPVPITLQTFFVLLSGRLLGQKYGVLAQITYLLLGAFGLPIFSGGQAGLGVLLGPTGGFLISFIVASWIAGHYSGQREKDLFILATAVLSNYLLGSLYFSFITGSNLIEAFSLTVIPFIPGDLLKIILVLTIAPLIEKKLEFN from the coding sequence GTGTTAAAAATTAATACTAAAAAAATGATTCAAGCTGCTTTAATGGCAGCTTTAACTGCTGTTGGAGCTTATATTTTAATTCCAGTGGGACCTGTTCCAATTACTCTCCAAACTTTTTTTGTTCTACTTTCAGGAAGATTATTAGGTCAAAAATATGGAGTTTTAGCTCAAATTACATATCTTTTATTAGGAGCATTTGGTTTACCAATTTTCTCAGGTGGTCAGGCTGGATTAGGAGTGCTTTTAGGACCAACTGGAGGTTTTTTAATTAGTTTTATAGTAGCTAGTTGGATTGCAGGCCACTATAGTGGCCAACGTGAAAAAGATCTTTTTATATTAGCTACTGCTGTTTTAAGTAATTATCTTTTAGGTAGTCTGTATTTCAGCTTCATAACGGGAAGCAATTTAATTGAAGCCTTTAGTTTAACAGTAATCCCATTTATTCCTGGAGATTTGTTAAAAATAATTTTAGTTTTAACTATTGCTCCCTTAATCGAGAAAAAACTAGAATTTAATTAA
- a CDS encoding LiaI-LiaF-like domain-containing protein, which translates to MTANKDKILIAIILIFSGIIFLGDSLGQYQFKLFYFLNKYWPVLIIIFGFHILLQNTRLWFLVPLIIVFLALYLIYILVNQSPFQIYHQPRFPFLDFREGPFRFR; encoded by the coding sequence ATGACAGCAAATAAAGATAAAATTTTAATTGCTATAATTTTAATTTTTAGTGGAATTATATTTTTAGGAGATAGTTTAGGTCAGTATCAATTTAAGCTATTTTACTTTTTGAATAAATATTGGCCAGTTTTAATTATAATTTTTGGTTTTCATATTTTATTACAAAACACTAGATTATGGTTTCTAGTACCGCTTATAATTGTTTTTTTGGCTTTATATTTAATTTACATCTTAGTTAATCAAAGTCCCTTTCAGATTTATCATCAGCCTAGATTTCCTTTTTTAGATTTTAGGGAGGGCCCTTTTAGATTTAGATAA
- a CDS encoding PspC domain-containing protein, which produces MQKRLYRSKNDRMIAGVCGGLGDYFDIDSSLIRLAVLLIFLFQGIGLIAYIIAWIIISEEPVKNQYSAQNKDSFKKNVNPNQADSDFEAENDFNKRESEAEAEAQAQNIAYQEAKNSGSQNKNNRRQLFAMIMILLGSIFLVDIWIPDFYWERYWPLIFIILGFLLLKGDQNDSK; this is translated from the coding sequence TTGCAAAAAAGATTATATCGTTCTAAAAATGATAGAATGATTGCTGGAGTCTGTGGTGGCTTAGGTGATTATTTTGATATTGATTCTTCTTTAATTAGATTAGCTGTATTATTGATTTTTTTATTTCAAGGAATTGGACTTATAGCTTATATTATTGCTTGGATCATAATCTCAGAAGAACCTGTTAAAAATCAATATAGTGCCCAGAATAAAGATTCTTTCAAAAAAAATGTAAATCCTAATCAAGCTGATTCTGATTTTGAAGCAGAAAATGATTTTAATAAAAGAGAAAGTGAAGCAGAAGCAGAAGCTCAGGCTCAAAATATTGCCTATCAAGAAGCTAAAAACTCTGGTTCTCAAAATAAAAATAATAGACGTCAATTATTTGCTATGATTATGATTTTATTGGGATCTATTTTTTTAGTTGATATTTGGATTCCAGATTTTTATTGGGAAAGATATTGGCCTTTGATTTTTATTATTCTAGGTTTTTTATTGCTTAAAGGTGATCAAAATGACAGCAAATAA
- a CDS encoding ABC transporter ATP-binding protein, whose protein sequence is MLKKFFSYYKNHWQLFLVDISCALLMSGIDLVYPVYVQRLIDDYFPQKNAEMMIKIGIILLLLYALRFVFQYIVHYWGHVVGIRMETDMRSDLFTHLQKLSFKFYDNNKVGYLMSRVVNDLNNISELAHHGPEDILISIMLLIGSFIILIKMHLQLALVTFALIPIMFFFSLHLGEKMYHAFKLIREKMAEVNTIIEDSLSGIRVVKSFTNEDFENQKFCEGNHNYRRSREWAMKNMAQFHSGMNLFINLIRLSTLSVGGYFIYQGSLSVGQMVAFLFYVNMFMNPIRRLVNFNEQLQRGMSGFSRFQELLEVDPEIKDDPEAQVLKDVQGLIKYEAVSFSYDNQEKVLTNVNIEIEPGNTVAFVGPSGAGKSTLTKLLPRFYEIDSGRLSIDQIDIQAVTLKSLRSNIGIVQQDVFLFNGTVKENIAYGTTNPSDEEIIAAAKKANAHHFILNLSEGYETDIGERGVKLSGGQKQRVSIARSFLKNPPILILDEATSSLDNRSERIIQQSLEKLAAGRTTLVIAHRLSTVVNADQIIVLTEKGIVEKGTHSQLIKSGGEYSKLYDEQFSNTLTVE, encoded by the coding sequence TTGCTGAAGAAATTTTTTAGTTATTATAAAAATCACTGGCAGCTTTTTCTGGTAGATATTAGTTGTGCTCTTTTAATGTCTGGTATTGATTTAGTTTATCCAGTTTATGTCCAGCGTTTGATTGATGATTATTTTCCCCAGAAGAATGCAGAGATGATGATTAAAATTGGAATCATCCTCCTGCTTTTGTATGCTTTACGCTTTGTTTTTCAATATATAGTTCATTATTGGGGCCATGTAGTGGGAATTAGAATGGAAACTGATATGCGTTCTGATTTATTTACCCATTTGCAAAAATTATCCTTTAAATTTTATGATAATAATAAAGTTGGATATTTGATGTCAAGAGTCGTTAATGATTTAAATAATATATCTGAACTTGCTCACCATGGGCCAGAAGATATATTAATTTCTATTATGTTGTTAATTGGTTCTTTTATTATTTTAATTAAAATGCATTTGCAATTGGCTTTGGTTACTTTTGCCTTAATACCTATTATGTTTTTCTTTTCTTTACACTTAGGTGAAAAAATGTATCATGCTTTTAAGTTAATTAGAGAAAAAATGGCAGAAGTTAATACAATTATAGAAGACAGTTTAAGTGGAATTAGAGTAGTAAAATCTTTTACTAATGAAGATTTTGAAAATCAAAAATTTTGTGAAGGTAACCATAATTACCGACGTTCTCGTGAATGGGCTATGAAAAATATGGCTCAGTTTCATTCGGGAATGAATTTATTTATTAATTTAATCCGATTGAGCACTCTTTCAGTAGGAGGATATTTTATTTATCAGGGTTCACTTTCAGTTGGACAGATGGTTGCTTTTTTATTTTATGTAAATATGTTTATGAATCCAATTAGAAGGTTAGTTAATTTTAATGAACAATTGCAGCGAGGAATGTCTGGTTTTAGTCGTTTTCAAGAATTATTAGAAGTTGATCCAGAAATTAAAGATGATCCTGAAGCACAGGTATTAAAAGATGTTCAAGGTTTAATTAAATATGAAGCTGTTAGTTTTAGTTATGATAATCAGGAAAAAGTATTAACAAATGTTAACATAGAAATTGAGCCTGGAAACACAGTAGCTTTTGTTGGACCTTCAGGGGCTGGAAAATCAACTTTGACAAAATTATTACCCCGCTTTTATGAAATTGATAGTGGTCGTCTTTCTATTGATCAAATTGATATCCAAGCTGTAACCTTAAAATCTTTAAGAAGCAATATTGGTATAGTGCAGCAGGATGTTTTTCTTTTTAATGGTACAGTTAAAGAAAATATTGCTTATGGAACTACTAATCCCTCAGATGAAGAAATTATAGCAGCAGCTAAAAAAGCAAATGCTCATCATTTTATTTTAAATTTAAGTGAAGGCTATGAAACAGATATTGGAGAAAGAGGAGTTAAACTTTCTGGAGGACAAAAACAGAGAGTTTCTATTGCACGCTCTTTTTTAAAAAATCCTCCGATTTTAATTTTAGATGAAGCAACATCTTCACTTGATAATAGGAGCGAAAGAATTATTCAGCAGTCCTTAGAAAAATTAGCTGCTGGCAGGACAACTTTAGTTATTGCTCACCGCTTATCCACAGTAGTTAATGCTGATCAAATAATTGTACTGACAGAAAAAGGGATAGTTGAAAAAGGTACCCATTCGCAATTAATTAAGAGTGGAGGGGAATATTCTAAACTTTATGATGAACAATTTTCTAATACTCTCACAGTAGAATAA
- the phoU gene encoding phosphate signaling complex protein PhoU — MRDSRKNFHTELNDLEKEMLKMGSLVGESISKSIEALVNSELQLANQIIKEDDIIDNYELEIEEKCTRLIALQQPVAIDLRKIIVISKLVTDLERVGDNASNIAHRVKEIGNKSLIKEMQDLPKMKDKVVEQLKNSLKAFVDMDIEKAKEVAAKDKEVNQLDKQIKAELLEIMEKDCTTIEQVTSLMFISRFLERIGDHATNICERTVYMKTGKWTEL; from the coding sequence ATGAGAGATTCACGCAAAAATTTTCACACAGAATTGAATGATTTAGAAAAAGAAATGCTGAAAATGGGAAGTCTAGTTGGTGAAAGTATAAGCAAAAGTATTGAAGCTTTAGTTAATAGTGAGCTTCAACTTGCAAATCAAATAATTAAAGAAGATGATATTATAGACAATTATGAACTAGAAATAGAAGAAAAGTGTACCCGTTTAATAGCTCTCCAACAGCCAGTAGCAATAGATTTGCGTAAAATTATAGTAATTTCGAAATTAGTAACTGATTTAGAACGTGTTGGTGATAATGCCTCAAATATTGCCCATAGAGTGAAAGAAATTGGAAACAAGTCATTAATTAAAGAAATGCAAGATTTACCTAAAATGAAAGATAAAGTTGTAGAGCAGCTCAAAAATAGTTTAAAAGCATTTGTAGATATGGATATAGAAAAGGCCAAAGAAGTTGCAGCAAAAGATAAAGAGGTTAATCAACTGGATAAACAAATTAAAGCTGAATTATTAGAAATTATGGAAAAGGATTGTACTACAATTGAGCAGGTAACTTCTTTAATGTTCATTAGTCGTTTTTTAGAAAGAATAGGAGATCATGCAACTAATATTTGTGAGCGGACTGTTTATATGAAAACAGGAAAATGGACTGAACTTTAA
- the pstB gene encoding phosphate ABC transporter ATP-binding protein PstB, with the protein MSKQNVLEIKNIDFFYDDFQALENITMDVEKNKVTALIGPSGCGKSTFLRTINRMNDLIEGARLEGDILFDGESIYQANVDVVNLRKRIGMVFQQPNPFPKSIFENVAYGPKIHGIKDKNELEEIVIKSLKGAALYDEVKDRLDTSALSLSGGQQQRLCIARALAVKPEVLLMDEPASALDPVATAKIEDLIEELKKEYSIVIVTHSMQQAARVSDMTGFFLMGELVEYDQTNKIFENPADQRTEDYITGRFG; encoded by the coding sequence ATGTCAAAGCAAAATGTATTAGAAATTAAAAATATAGATTTTTTCTATGATGATTTTCAAGCTTTAGAAAATATTACTATGGATGTAGAAAAAAATAAAGTTACGGCTCTAATTGGACCATCTGGTTGTGGAAAATCAACTTTTTTAAGAACTATTAATAGGATGAATGATTTAATTGAAGGAGCAAGACTGGAAGGGGATATCTTATTTGATGGAGAAAGTATTTATCAAGCAAATGTTGATGTTGTAAATCTCCGCAAAAGAATTGGAATGGTTTTTCAACAGCCTAATCCATTTCCTAAATCAATATTTGAGAATGTAGCTTATGGCCCTAAAATACATGGAATAAAGGATAAAAATGAATTAGAAGAGATTGTTATCAAAAGTTTAAAGGGAGCTGCTTTATATGATGAGGTTAAAGATAGACTTGATACATCTGCTCTCAGCCTATCTGGAGGCCAGCAGCAGCGATTATGTATTGCTCGAGCTTTAGCAGTTAAACCAGAAGTTTTGTTAATGGATGAGCCGGCTTCAGCTCTAGATCCAGTTGCTACAGCTAAAATAGAAGATTTAATAGAAGAATTAAAAAAAGAATATAGTATTGTAATAGTAACCCACAGTATGCAGCAGGCAGCTCGTGTTTCTGATATGACTGGGTTTTTCTTAATGGGAGAACTAGTAGAATATGATCAAACAAATAAAATATTTGAAAATCCAGCTGATCAAAGAACAGAAGATTATATAACTGGTCGTTTTGGTTAA
- the pstA gene encoding phosphate ABC transporter permease PstA: MANLKQKRMLIDKIFKIIFLIFISLGLVVLAALIYDIVSKGIIMLDWEFFTRFDSRFPAKAGIKAGLFGTIYVIGLMIPITFSVGTATAIYLEEYAPENKLTDLIKLNIANLAGIPSIIYGMLGLGVFVRYLNMGRSVLAGALTLSLLVLPVVIVSAQESLKSVPDSLRNASYALGANHWHTVYRVVLPSALPSILTGFILAISRAIGETAPLIMMGALTFVMFTPQGIMDSFTVIPIQIFNWTSLPKVEFELVAASGSLLLLILLFILNGLATFIRYKYSRK; this comes from the coding sequence ATGGCTAATCTTAAACAAAAAAGAATGTTGATCGACAAAATTTTTAAGATTATATTTTTAATCTTTATTTCTTTAGGCTTAGTTGTTTTAGCGGCATTGATTTATGACATTGTTTCTAAGGGGATAATTATGCTTGATTGGGAATTCTTTACTCGTTTTGATTCTCGCTTTCCAGCTAAAGCAGGAATTAAGGCAGGTTTATTTGGAACTATTTATGTAATAGGATTAATGATCCCGATTACTTTTTCTGTGGGAACAGCAACAGCAATTTATTTAGAAGAATATGCTCCTGAAAATAAGCTAACAGATTTAATTAAACTTAATATTGCTAATTTAGCTGGAATCCCTTCTATTATTTATGGAATGTTAGGACTGGGAGTTTTTGTAAGATATTTAAATATGGGTAGAAGTGTTTTAGCAGGAGCTTTAACTTTAAGTCTACTTGTGCTGCCAGTAGTAATTGTTTCAGCACAAGAGTCTTTAAAAAGTGTTCCTGATTCACTGCGGAATGCTTCTTATGCTTTAGGTGCAAATCATTGGCACACAGTATATAGAGTTGTTTTGCCATCAGCTTTACCTTCAATTTTAACTGGTTTTATTCTGGCTATTTCGAGGGCAATTGGAGAAACTGCACCTTTAATTATGATGGGAGCTTTAACTTTTGTAATGTTTACCCCTCAGGGAATTATGGATAGTTTTACAGTGATTCCGATTCAGATTTTTAATTGGACTTCACTACCTAAAGTGGAATTTGAATTAGTAGCTGCTAGTGGTAGTTTATTATTATTAATTTTATTATTTATTTTAAATGGTTTAGCAACATTTATTCGGTATAAATATAGTCGGAAATAA
- the pstC gene encoding phosphate ABC transporter permease subunit PstC: protein MSDLKNENKKSWASLFFDPKIRYMNSKNNKNKLVNYVLILTTLISLVTTIGIILILLTDSFHFFEEVAILDFLTGIKWNPLIEPNKSYGVLPLVAGTMMITLGSALIAIPVGLGSAIYLTEYASTRFSKIIKPIMEILAGVPTVVYGYFALTFITPNILKPIFPQIQTFNALSASIAVGIMILPMVISLSEDALNAVPESIRQGAYAMGSTRFEVASKVMVPSALSGILSSFILAISRAIGETMIVAVAAGMRPQLTSSFLKPIQTMTGFIVQISMGDTPVGSLSYYTIFAVGLLLFLMTLTLNIISHLILKKYREVYQ, encoded by the coding sequence ATGTCAGATTTAAAAAATGAAAATAAAAAAAGCTGGGCATCTCTATTTTTTGATCCCAAAATACGTTATATGAATTCCAAAAATAATAAGAATAAGTTAGTCAATTATGTTTTAATTTTAACCACATTAATTTCTTTGGTTACAACTATTGGCATTATTTTAATTTTATTGACTGATTCATTTCACTTTTTTGAAGAAGTAGCAATTTTAGATTTTTTAACTGGAATTAAGTGGAATCCTTTAATTGAACCGAATAAAAGTTATGGAGTCTTACCCTTAGTTGCAGGAACTATGATGATTACTTTAGGCTCTGCTTTAATAGCTATTCCAGTTGGATTAGGAAGTGCAATTTATTTAACTGAATATGCTTCAACTAGATTTAGTAAAATTATTAAGCCGATAATGGAAATTTTAGCAGGAGTGCCAACTGTTGTTTATGGATATTTTGCTTTAACATTTATAACTCCAAATATTTTGAAGCCGATTTTTCCTCAGATCCAAACTTTTAATGCTTTAAGTGCTAGTATAGCAGTAGGTATTATGATTTTGCCAATGGTAATTTCTTTAAGTGAAGATGCTTTAAATGCAGTGCCAGAAAGTATAAGACAAGGTGCTTATGCTATGGGATCGACTCGCTTTGAAGTAGCTTCTAAAGTAATGGTCCCTTCAGCTTTATCAGGAATTTTATCATCTTTTATTCTCGCTATTTCAAGGGCGATAGGAGAAACAATGATTGTAGCTGTAGCTGCTGGGATGAGACCTCAGTTAACTTCAAGTTTTTTAAAACCAATTCAAACTATGACTGGTTTTATTGTTCAAATTAGTATGGGAGATACTCCAGTTGGATCATTATCATATTATACTATTTTTGCAGTTGGCCTTTTATTATTTTTAATGACTTTAACTTTAAATATAATTAGTCATTTAATTTTAAAGAAATATAGGGAGGTATATCAATAA
- a CDS encoding PstS family phosphate ABC transporter substrate-binding protein yields the protein MRKITTLFFVITILAILVLPVSAAEQLEGTIKIDGSSTVYPVTQAMAEEFSYVNPRVRVTVGVSGSGGGFAKFNVGETDLSNASREIKDSEAKIAAENGIEFTQFIVGYDGITVAVHPENDWANDMTVGELKQIWEPNSSVEKWSDLRAEWPDEEIDLYGPGADSGTFDYFTEAINGKSGASRSDFTASEDDNVLVRGVSGNKYALGYFGYAYYEENSEKLKAVAVNGVLPNPETIAAKEYKPLARPLFVYAKNSAVERPEVEAFLNFYFKNAAEIVPQTGYAPLPSYDEVLAKVEKLAK from the coding sequence ATGAGAAAAATTACAACATTATTTTTTGTTATTACAATTTTAGCTATCTTAGTACTTCCGGTAAGTGCTGCTGAACAACTTGAAGGTACAATTAAAATTGATGGTTCTAGTACTGTTTATCCAGTAACACAAGCAATGGCAGAAGAATTTTCTTATGTAAATCCGAGAGTTAGAGTTACTGTTGGAGTTTCTGGTTCAGGTGGTGGTTTTGCTAAGTTTAATGTTGGTGAAACAGATTTGAGTAATGCTTCGCGAGAAATCAAAGATTCTGAAGCAAAAATTGCAGCTGAAAATGGAATTGAATTTACTCAATTTATTGTTGGTTATGATGGAATAACAGTTGCTGTTCACCCTGAGAACGACTGGGCTAATGATATGACTGTTGGCGAATTAAAACAGATTTGGGAACCAAACTCTAGTGTTGAAAAATGGAGTGATCTTAGAGCAGAATGGCCTGATGAAGAAATAGATCTTTATGGCCCTGGTGCTGATTCTGGAACTTTTGATTATTTTACTGAAGCAATTAATGGTAAAAGTGGAGCTAGCCGTTCAGACTTTACAGCTAGTGAAGATGATAATGTTTTAGTCAGAGGAGTTTCTGGTAATAAATATGCACTAGGATATTTTGGTTATGCTTATTATGAAGAAAATAGTGAAAAGTTAAAAGCAGTTGCAGTAAATGGAGTTTTACCAAATCCTGAAACTATTGCAGCTAAAGAATATAAGCCACTTGCTAGACCATTATTTGTATATGCTAAAAACTCAGCTGTAGAGCGTCCTGAAGTTGAAGCTTTCTTAAATTTCTATTTTAAAAATGCAGCTGAAATAGTACCTCAGACTGGATATGCTCCACTTCCTTCTTATGATGAAGTGTTAGCTAAGGTTGAAAAATTAGCAAAATAG
- a CDS encoding YlbF family regulator: MSKVVTKAEKLADAILESEEYKKMLKAEKVMDADKKASELVKKVEALQIKIDQNKSAEKFKKEMASLQKKMWENEKIKSFMQKQQSFSKLMAGVNKKISQKINPQAGNHDQFDEHQDNH, translated from the coding sequence ATGTCAAAAGTGGTAACTAAAGCAGAAAAATTAGCTGATGCAATTTTAGAATCAGAAGAATACAAAAAAATGTTAAAAGCGGAAAAGGTTATGGATGCCGATAAGAAGGCATCAGAATTAGTTAAAAAAGTTGAAGCCTTACAAATTAAAATTGACCAAAACAAAAGCGCTGAAAAATTTAAAAAAGAAATGGCTTCTTTACAGAAAAAAATGTGGGAAAATGAAAAAATCAAATCATTTATGCAAAAACAGCAGTCGTTTAGCAAATTAATGGCAGGTGTTAATAAGAAAATTAGTCAGAAAATAAATCCACAAGCAGGTAATCATGATCAGTTTGACGAGCACCAAGATAATCATTAA
- a CDS encoding thioredoxin family protein, with product MKITIYGPGCKNCVNLADNAKKAVAEAGVEAEIIKEEDMAEIAKAGIMSTPAIGIDGEVKIKGKVATVEEIKDLIS from the coding sequence ATGAAAATTACTATTTATGGTCCAGGGTGTAAAAATTGTGTCAACTTAGCTGATAATGCTAAAAAGGCTGTTGCAGAAGCAGGGGTAGAGGCAGAAATAATAAAAGAAGAAGATATGGCTGAAATTGCCAAAGCAGGCATTATGAGTACACCTGCTATTGGAATTGATGGAGAAGTTAAGATTAAAGGTAAAGTAGCAACAGTAGAAGAAATAAAAGATTTAATTTCTTAA
- a CDS encoding permease: MFIIFEKFADLITYNLFGLEVGSKLGESVRFFFYDTTKIIFLLAIMIFFISIVRSFFPPEKTKKLLSNYRKITAHVMASLLGVVTPFCSCSSVPIFIGFVESGIPLGVTFSFLITSPIVNEVALVMLYTLFGWKIGTLYLVSGILVGIVGGIVIEALGMEKYVEEYVYQISAADSEVEELDWSDRIDFAKAEVKEIVSRVWKYVIIGIGIGAAIHGYAPAALLAEYAGANNPLSVIAAVIVGIPLYANAVGTIPIVEALMGKGVALGTALSFMMATTALSLPAMIILRKVIKPKLITVFVTVVGVSIIGVGYMFNFVMNFV, translated from the coding sequence GTGTTTATAATTTTTGAAAAGTTTGCAGATTTAATAACTTATAATTTATTTGGTTTAGAAGTAGGCAGCAAATTGGGGGAATCAGTTCGTTTCTTCTTTTATGATACTACTAAGATAATTTTTTTACTTGCAATAATGATTTTCTTTATTTCAATTGTAAGAAGCTTTTTTCCACCTGAAAAGACTAAAAAACTTTTAAGTAATTATCGGAAAATAACTGCTCATGTTATGGCTTCACTTTTAGGAGTTGTAACACCATTTTGTTCTTGTTCTTCAGTGCCTATTTTTATTGGCTTTGTAGAATCAGGAATTCCACTTGGAGTTACTTTTTCCTTTTTAATTACTTCACCAATAGTCAATGAGGTTGCTTTAGTGATGCTCTATACTTTATTTGGCTGGAAAATTGGAACTCTTTATCTTGTAAGTGGTATTTTAGTTGGTATAGTTGGAGGAATTGTTATTGAAGCACTGGGCATGGAAAAATATGTAGAAGAATATGTTTATCAGATTAGTGCTGCTGACAGTGAAGTTGAAGAGCTTGATTGGAGTGACAGAATTGACTTTGCTAAAGCAGAAGTTAAAGAAATTGTGAGCAGAGTCTGGAAATATGTTATAATTGGGATTGGAATTGGAGCTGCAATTCATGGTTATGCTCCAGCTGCACTATTAGCAGAATATGCTGGTGCTAATAATCCCTTATCTGTAATTGCTGCAGTTATTGTTGGTATTCCACTTTATGCTAATGCTGTTGGAACAATTCCAATTGTAGAAGCTTTAATGGGTAAAGGAGTTGCTTTAGGTACAGCTTTGAGTTTTATGATGGCAACTACAGCTTTATCACTGCCAGCAATGATTATTTTGAGAAAGGTGATAAAACCTAAATTGATTACAGTTTTTGTAACTGTTGTTGGGGTTTCAATTATTGGTGTTGGTTATATGTTTAACTTTGTTATGAATTTTGTTTAA